One segment of Dolichospermum sp. DET69 DNA contains the following:
- a CDS encoding AAA family ATPase — MNQPILQFIVTQNYKNLSLPQPVELDTLNIFIGSNGSGKSNFISCLKFLKDCLTSIPDESRGVSSFEDAVSKIGADRILDNSVESPAVIRFSYCFSQISLSEPLHEKFSTILTLTLFVDRKKNKLIISQEFLFSGQDLNKLESQPFYHYKFHDREIGKGAVSVYNTPGQNSGTHFEGLDNIPTNSLGLTILPRLLEDSQYSPENTPAYRTRRDLVEFISKWQFYNANNMDLNKIRTSEPKIGGSDIYLSASGDNLPLVLDNLIQENIDFEDSINQAMKSILPKTRRLRSIRSGRLSLTVGWYFEDSKDQEPFYLTEMSDGTVRMLCWATILHSPALPSLLVIDEPELGLHVSWMRILAEWIKRAARKTQIIITTHSPDLLDHFTDCLENVYCFYSENKTHFAMKTLSKEILIPSLEEGWELGDLYRVGDPNIGGWPW, encoded by the coding sequence ATGAATCAACCTATTCTGCAATTTATCGTTACTCAAAATTATAAAAATTTGTCTTTACCTCAGCCAGTAGAATTAGACACTCTCAATATTTTTATAGGTTCTAATGGTTCAGGTAAAAGTAATTTTATCAGTTGTTTAAAATTTTTAAAAGATTGTTTAACTAGTATTCCTGATGAAAGTCGTGGTGTTAGTAGTTTTGAAGATGCAGTTAGCAAAATCGGGGCTGATAGAATTTTAGATAATAGCGTGGAAAGTCCTGCTGTTATCCGTTTTTCATATTGTTTTTCGCAAATATCATTGAGTGAGCCGCTGCATGAAAAATTTAGCACGATCCTTACCTTAACTCTTTTCGTAGACAGAAAGAAAAATAAACTAATTATTTCTCAGGAGTTTTTATTTAGTGGACAAGATTTAAATAAATTGGAATCACAACCTTTTTACCATTATAAATTCCATGATAGAGAAATTGGTAAAGGTGCTGTATCAGTTTATAATACTCCTGGACAAAATTCAGGAACACACTTTGAAGGTTTAGATAACATACCTACAAATTCTTTAGGTTTGACTATACTTCCTAGGTTGCTTGAAGATAGCCAATATTCGCCTGAAAACACACCTGCCTACAGAACTAGAAGAGATTTAGTAGAATTTATTTCCAAATGGCAATTTTATAATGCCAATAATATGGATTTAAATAAAATTAGAACCTCAGAACCCAAAATAGGAGGAAGTGATATTTATTTATCTGCTTCTGGTGATAACTTACCATTAGTTTTAGATAATTTGATTCAGGAAAATATTGACTTTGAAGATAGTATTAATCAAGCAATGAAGTCTATTTTACCTAAAACTCGTCGTCTTCGTTCTATCCGTTCTGGTCGTTTATCATTAACTGTAGGATGGTATTTTGAAGATAGTAAAGATCAAGAACCATTTTATTTGACCGAAATGTCTGATGGAACTGTAAGAATGTTATGTTGGGCAACTATATTACATTCTCCTGCACTACCTTCCTTATTAGTCATTGATGAACCAGAATTAGGTTTGCACGTTTCCTGGATGCGGATTTTAGCAGAATGGATTAAGCGAGCAGCAAGAAAAACCCAAATCATTATTACTACACACAGTCCCGATCTTTTAGATCATTTCACAGATTGTTTAGAAAATGTTTATTGTTTCTATTCTGAAAATAAAACCCATTTTGCCATGAAAACACTTTCAAAAGAAATCCTTATTCCAAGTTTGGAGGAAGGATGGGAATTAGGTGACTTATACCGTGTTGGTGATCCTAATATAGGAGGATGGCCGTGGTAG
- a CDS encoding protoheme IX farnesyltransferase produces MIETNVSRRQHDTFLQVVQSYYQLTKPRIIPLLLITTAGSMWIAAKGEVDPWLLIITMIGGTLAAASAQTINCIYDRDIDYDMERTRHRPIPSGKVQPRDALIFAIALAVLSFTLLTVFANLLAAFLAFSGIIFYILVYTHWLKRHSTQNIVIGGAAGAIPALVGWAAVTGTLSWSAWLIFAIVFLWTPPHFWALALMISDDYAKVGIPMLPVVAGNEATVRQIWFYTVITVTATILLFYPLHTSGIVYAVIALTLGGVFVHKSWLLLQNPEDKTIARELFLYSISYMMLLCLGMVVDSLPVTQHVLSTVIEHLHL; encoded by the coding sequence ATGATTGAGACTAATGTCTCTCGTCGTCAGCACGACACATTTCTCCAAGTAGTTCAAAGTTACTACCAGCTAACCAAACCCCGAATTATTCCCCTGTTGTTAATTACTACGGCTGGGAGTATGTGGATAGCTGCTAAGGGTGAGGTAGATCCCTGGTTGTTAATTATTACAATGATTGGTGGAACTTTGGCGGCAGCCAGCGCCCAAACTATTAACTGTATCTATGATCGAGATATAGATTATGATATGGAACGGACGCGCCACCGTCCTATACCTTCTGGCAAAGTACAACCCCGTGATGCTTTAATTTTCGCGATCGCACTGGCTGTCCTTTCTTTCACTCTCCTCACCGTTTTCGCCAATCTTCTAGCTGCATTTTTAGCCTTTTCTGGCATCATTTTCTATATTTTAGTTTATACTCACTGGCTTAAACGCCATAGTACGCAAAATATCGTTATTGGTGGTGCAGCCGGGGCAATTCCCGCTTTAGTAGGTTGGGCAGCGGTGACAGGTACGTTAAGCTGGTCAGCTTGGCTAATTTTTGCCATTGTCTTTTTGTGGACACCTCCCCATTTCTGGGCTTTGGCTTTGATGATTAGTGATGATTACGCTAAGGTAGGCATCCCGATGTTACCTGTCGTAGCGGGCAATGAAGCAACCGTTCGGCAAATTTGGTTTTATACAGTGATTACCGTGACTGCTACTATTTTACTGTTTTATCCCTTACACACCAGCGGTATTGTCTATGCTGTTATTGCCTTGACTTTAGGTGGGGTATTTGTCCATAAGTCTTGGCTCTTATTACAAAATCCTGAAGATAAGACCATAGCGAGGGAGTTATTTTTGTATTCCATTTCCTACATGATGCTGTTGTGTTTAGGCATGGTAGTGGATAGTTTACCAGTGACTCAGCACGTTCTGAGTACAGTGATTGAACACTTGCATTTGTAG
- a CDS encoding heme A synthase, whose amino-acid sequence MNEFVLEQQNKAATVAQQPQEMIRPLVWKICVATLILMAIGSATRVMNAGLACPDWPLCYGELVPAKQMNLQVFLEWFHRLDAALIGFSAIALAGLSWWHRRSLPKWLPWASTFALFLIVCQGILGALTVTELLRFDIVTAHLGTALLFFTTLLIIGTSLTPYQGTGTVGKLPWVGFTAAVFVYLQSLLGAIVGSRWALHQCLASEQLCDVMYSHIFGVVPPTIATLVVVLISWRTPALHPALRKLANMAGGLLILQLLLGVATFRLHLQVEPLTVSHQAIGATLLGTLVVFTVLSVRDSLTNREVQASSVTTTHGINP is encoded by the coding sequence ATGAACGAATTTGTCCTAGAACAACAAAATAAAGCGGCAACAGTAGCACAACAGCCCCAGGAGATGATTCGTCCCTTGGTGTGGAAAATATGCGTAGCCACCTTGATTTTGATGGCTATAGGCAGTGCTACCCGCGTAATGAATGCTGGACTTGCTTGCCCTGATTGGCCTTTGTGCTATGGGGAATTAGTTCCAGCCAAACAAATGAATCTCCAAGTGTTTTTGGAGTGGTTTCATCGCCTTGATGCAGCTTTAATCGGCTTTAGTGCGATCGCCCTTGCTGGTTTATCCTGGTGGCATCGTCGTTCCCTACCTAAGTGGCTACCTTGGGCATCTACATTTGCCCTGTTTTTAATTGTCTGCCAAGGGATTTTGGGAGCGCTGACTGTGACTGAATTGTTGCGGTTTGATATTGTTACGGCCCATTTGGGAACAGCGCTGTTATTTTTTACCACGTTGTTAATTATCGGTACAAGTTTGACTCCCTATCAAGGAACGGGAACTGTGGGTAAGTTGCCTTGGGTGGGTTTCACTGCTGCTGTTTTTGTCTACTTACAAAGTTTACTCGGGGCAATAGTCGGTTCTCGCTGGGCTTTACACCAATGTTTGGCAAGTGAACAATTGTGTGATGTCATGTACAGTCATATTTTTGGCGTAGTACCGCCTACTATTGCTACTTTGGTAGTGGTTTTGATTTCTTGGCGGACACCAGCCTTACACCCAGCTTTGCGGAAACTGGCAAATATGGCGGGTGGTTTGTTAATTTTACAACTTTTATTAGGTGTGGCTACTTTCCGTTTACATCTACAAGTTGAACCTCTCACCGTCTCTCACCAAGCTATCGGTGCGACTTTACTGGGTACTTTGGTAGTATTTACGGTTTTATCGGTGCGGGATTCGTTGACTAATCGGGAAGTGCAGGCTTCCTCGGTGACAACAACTCATGGCATAAATCCATAA
- a CDS encoding cytochrome c oxidase subunit II gives MKIPNAIWTLLIGIVLTLISLWYGQNNGLLPVAATDEAPLIDGLFNTMMTVSTGIFFIVEGVLIYAVIRYRRRAGDNEDGLPIEGNVPLEILWTAIPAIIVIGISIYSFDVYNNIGGFDPHSAHAAPMMEEAMNMPGTAMAATLINTEASTQISQLDSNSDAVNKPAELIINVTGMQYAWIFNYPDTDLTTGELHVPIGKKVEINMTANDVIHAFWVPEFRIKQDAIPGRRTNLSFTPRKAGDYQLICAELCGPYHGVMKSQVVVESQEAFDSWMQEQLLASKDMPNQTVAMNSMAMTADEFLSPYTKDMGIHPEILHQIK, from the coding sequence GTGAAAATTCCAAATGCAATCTGGACATTACTCATTGGCATTGTCCTCACCCTCATCAGTCTCTGGTACGGTCAAAATAACGGTCTGTTACCTGTAGCAGCCACCGATGAAGCTCCTTTGATAGATGGTCTATTCAACACCATGATGACTGTTTCTACAGGCATATTTTTCATTGTTGAAGGTGTTTTAATTTACGCTGTTATTAGATATCGTCGTCGGGCTGGTGACAATGAAGATGGTCTACCAATTGAAGGTAATGTACCACTAGAGATACTCTGGACGGCGATTCCCGCAATTATCGTCATCGGTATTTCTATTTACAGTTTTGATGTATACAACAACATTGGTGGCTTTGATCCCCATTCAGCTCATGCTGCACCAATGATGGAAGAGGCGATGAATATGCCCGGAACGGCAATGGCTGCCACTTTAATAAATACAGAAGCATCTACACAAATATCACAGCTAGATAGCAACTCTGATGCAGTTAATAAACCAGCAGAATTAATCATCAACGTGACTGGAATGCAATATGCTTGGATATTCAACTATCCAGATACGGATTTAACTACTGGTGAACTTCATGTCCCCATTGGCAAAAAAGTGGAAATCAACATGACAGCCAATGATGTCATCCACGCCTTTTGGGTTCCAGAATTTCGGATTAAACAGGATGCTATTCCTGGTAGAAGAACCAATCTCAGTTTTACTCCCAGAAAAGCGGGTGATTATCAACTCATTTGTGCTGAACTATGTGGCCCTTACCACGGGGTAATGAAAAGCCAAGTAGTGGTGGAGTCACAAGAAGCCTTTGATAGTTGGATGCAAGAACAGTTACTTGCTAGTAAAGATATGCCCAATCAAACAGTAGCGATGAATTCAATGGCAATGACTGCCGATGAATTTCTCTCTCCTTACACTAAGGATATGGGGATTCACCCAGAAATTCTGCATCAAATTAAGTAG
- the ctaD gene encoding cytochrome c oxidase subunit I, with the protein MTQAQLQETVNIPNLPEEHEERHWRDFFGFSTDHKVIGIQYLVTSFIFYCIGGVMADLVRTELRTPEVDFVTPEVYNSLFTLHATIMIFLWIVPTGAGFANYLIPLMIGARDMAFPRLNAVAFWMVPPAGVLLVASLAVGDAPDAGWTSYPPLSLVTGQVGEGIWIMSVLLLGTSSILGAINFLVTLWKMRVPSMGIYQMPLFCWAMIATSALVLVSTPVLAAALILLGFDLLAGTTFFNPSGGGDPVVYQHMFWFYSHPAVYIMILPFFGAISEIIPIHARKPIFGYKAIAFSSLAISFLGLIVWAHHMFTSGVPGWLRMFFMITTMIIAVPTGIKIFGWLATLWGGKIRFTSAMLFAIGFLATFVIGGISGVMLAAVPFDIHVHDTYFVVAHLHYVLFGGSVLGIFAAIYHWFPKMTGRKMNEFWGQMHFALTMIGLNMTFLPMHKLGLMGMNRRIAEYDPKFTSLNQICTYGSYILAVSTLPFIVNAVWCWFYGEKAGNNPWQALTLEWMTTSPPAIENFETLPVLTTGPYDYGVSHERVEVQPVLTPQTE; encoded by the coding sequence ATGACACAAGCACAGTTACAAGAAACGGTTAATATCCCCAACCTTCCTGAAGAACATGAGGAAAGGCATTGGCGCGACTTTTTTGGTTTTAGTACCGACCATAAGGTGATTGGGATTCAATACTTAGTCACCTCGTTTATTTTTTACTGCATTGGCGGTGTCATGGCTGATTTGGTGCGGACAGAATTACGCACTCCCGAAGTAGATTTTGTCACGCCGGAAGTCTATAACAGCCTGTTTACACTCCATGCCACAATCATGATTTTCCTGTGGATTGTGCCAACAGGAGCAGGATTTGCTAACTATTTGATTCCGCTGATGATTGGCGCGAGAGATATGGCTTTTCCTCGCCTAAATGCTGTGGCTTTTTGGATGGTTCCCCCAGCGGGTGTATTACTGGTTGCTAGTTTAGCGGTAGGTGATGCCCCTGATGCTGGTTGGACTTCCTACCCACCTCTGAGTTTGGTAACAGGCCAGGTGGGAGAGGGGATTTGGATTATGAGTGTGTTGTTATTGGGGACTTCTTCGATTTTGGGGGCGATTAACTTTCTCGTTACTCTTTGGAAGATGCGTGTTCCCAGTATGGGCATTTATCAAATGCCGTTGTTTTGTTGGGCAATGATAGCAACTTCGGCTTTGGTGCTGGTATCTACACCTGTTTTAGCTGCGGCTTTGATTTTGCTGGGTTTTGATTTGTTGGCAGGAACAACATTTTTTAATCCTTCTGGTGGGGGAGATCCTGTGGTGTACCAGCATATGTTCTGGTTTTATTCCCACCCAGCGGTTTACATTATGATTTTGCCTTTCTTTGGGGCAATTTCGGAAATTATCCCAATTCACGCCCGCAAACCGATTTTTGGCTATAAAGCGATCGCTTTTTCATCCCTAGCTATCAGCTTTTTAGGGTTAATCGTTTGGGCGCATCATATGTTTACCAGCGGTGTTCCCGGTTGGTTGCGGATGTTCTTTATGATCACCACCATGATCATTGCTGTTCCCACTGGGATTAAAATTTTCGGTTGGTTAGCAACTCTCTGGGGTGGCAAAATCCGCTTCACTAGCGCCATGTTGTTTGCTATCGGCTTTTTAGCAACTTTTGTGATTGGTGGAATTAGTGGCGTAATGTTGGCCGCAGTTCCTTTTGATATTCACGTTCATGATACTTACTTTGTAGTAGCGCATCTTCATTATGTTCTATTCGGTGGTAGCGTATTAGGTATCTTTGCGGCTATTTACCACTGGTTCCCGAAAATGACGGGACGGAAAATGAACGAGTTTTGGGGACAGATGCATTTTGCCCTCACCATGATTGGTTTAAATATGACTTTCTTACCCATGCACAAGCTGGGACTCATGGGCATGAATCGTCGGATTGCCGAATATGATCCCAAGTTCACTAGTTTGAATCAAATCTGCACCTACGGGTCTTATATATTGGCGGTTTCCACATTACCATTTATCGTCAATGCTGTTTGGTGTTGGTTCTATGGAGAAAAAGCCGGTAATAATCCTTGGCAAGCGCTGACTTTGGAATGGATGACTACTTCTCCTCCAGCTATTGAGAATTTTGAAACCCTTCCGGTTTTGACCACTGGCCCTTACGATTACGGCGTGAGTCATGAACGAGTTGAAGTTCAACCTGTATTAACTCCCCAGACTGAATAA
- a CDS encoding heme-copper oxidase subunit III, with protein MQSQIIDTAKTEINHDHIAVSHHEAHPDHRLTGLFMFLVAEGMIFMGLFGAYLVFRSTIPVWPPAGTPDLELLLPTVNTSILIASSFVMHNADTAIKKNDTKGMRIWLAITAAMGAIFLAGQVYEYAHLEFGLTTNLFASSFYVLTGFHGLHVTIGVLAILAVLWRSRTPGHYSNEQRFGIEAAEIYWHFVDVIWIILFGLLYLL; from the coding sequence ATGCAAAGTCAAATAATTGATACCGCAAAAACTGAAATAAATCATGACCATATAGCCGTTTCTCATCACGAAGCACATCCAGATCATCGTTTGACTGGTCTATTTATGTTTTTGGTGGCTGAAGGGATGATTTTTATGGGTTTGTTTGGTGCATACCTTGTTTTTCGTTCTACTATCCCTGTCTGGCCACCGGCAGGAACACCAGATTTAGAACTGTTGTTACCGACTGTGAATACTTCTATTTTGATAGCCAGCAGTTTTGTCATGCACAATGCTGATACTGCTATTAAAAAGAATGATACGAAGGGAATGCGGATTTGGTTGGCAATTACCGCAGCTATGGGGGCAATTTTCTTAGCAGGTCAGGTTTATGAATATGCTCATTTAGAGTTTGGTCTGACTACCAATTTATTTGCAAGTTCATTTTATGTGTTGACTGGTTTTCACGGTTTGCACGTGACTATTGGCGTTTTAGCAATTTTAGCAGTGTTGTGGCGATCGCGTACTCCCGGACACTACAGCAATGAACAGCGCTTTGGTATTGAAGCAGCAGAAATTTACTGGCACTTTGTAGATGTAATTTGGATTATTTTGTTCGGATTACTGTATTTACTCTAG